Part of the Bacteroidota bacterium genome, ACTTTATAATCGCCGCTTTTTGTTATTGCAATAAATCTTGTTGTGCCATTAGGAACAGGGATTGTTCCATCATACCATTGGTAGGTTGTGCTTGGCCCTCCTCCCTGGGTACCTAAAAATACAGTGTTACCTTTGCATAAATAATTCTGCCCAGCAGGATACACTACCTGCAACGGGGCTTGAGTACCATTGGGTGCATTAACCACGATATTATTTGAAAGTACTGTGCAACCTGCAGGGGTGCTAATTAGCATGCGGTACGAACCACCTAATTTAGCATAATACTGATCGGTATTTGCATTGTTAAGTGATTGCGTATTACGTTGCCACTGATAAGTCCAAGTAGAGTTTGTATCTGATGTTAAAAGCACAGAATCGCCAAGGCAGAAAGTGGTTGATCCAGTTGCTTTGATAGTGACAGTGGGCGATTGTATAGTTGTTAAAGTTACTTTTGATGACATCTTTTTGCATCCAAAGCTATTTACTTCAACAGTATAATCACCAGCCTGTTTAGCATAGTACAATGTTGAGTTTGTATAATTTGCTGATTGTGCAGTACCATTCAAATACCATTTATATGTATAACCATTTCCAGCATTTGATGTAAGCACTATACTGTCTCCAGTGCAAAACTGTGTGGCAGGTGCCGAAATACTTGCCGATGGGGGAGTGCCCACATTCACAGTTACTTTTACTGAACTTTGAGAACAACCTTGGGCATTGGAAATAGTAACATCGTAAGTACCAGCAGCATTTATTGTAATAGATATATTTGTATCATTGTTAATAGGTGAACCATTTAAATTCCATTGATAAGAAGTTGAACCGTTAGCGGCTGTCAAGGTAACTGAATCGCCTGAGCAAAAATCTGTGGGACCACTTGCAGTAACTTTTGAACTTATGCCCGGGCAACCAGAAAATTCCGCAACATAAATATCACTTTGGTCGACGGCGGTAATAGATTGGCTGCCAAAGGTAGCCTTAGTACCCGAAGTTCCAGTTCCATTAAACGAACCTGTTATATATTGTTTTCCCTTACCTGTAGCTAATATATCTCTACAATCATCGACAAAGGCACTTCCTACTCCCAAGGCCCATTGCAAGTTGAATGATGTGTCAATCGCACAAACAAAAACATCGTTACCACCTAGAGAGGTTAAAGTATTTGAACCTATGGATGCTGTACCGTTGAAATTACCAGCAATATATATATTACCATCACTTGAAGCACTCATTTTTTGAATGGCATCACCTTGCGAACCACCATAGTTCGTTGCCCACTGTACTGATAAATTACTATCAAAACAAGCTATAAAAGCATCCTGTGCTTGTGGGGTAAGTGTATAGGAACCAAAGGCGATACTGTTATTTCCGCCATTAGCAGCAGCTTGGTTAAAAGCACCACCTACATATATTCGTCCATCAATACCAATGGTAACGGCATTGGCAAAGTCATTCTGCCTGCTCCCTGTTGTGTAAACGCTGTTTAAATTTCCTTTTTGATCCAAAACAGCGACGAAAATATCGGCTCCGCCTTTTGAAACTTTGTAACCATTGCCGAAATTAACCGAATCGGAAAATTGCCCGACAACATAAAGGTTACCTGATTTATCAAAAGTCAAATCATTTGCACTTTCACCTTGAAAATTAGCACTACCACCACCTACTGCCCATTTCCAGTTACCACTGTTGTTTATTTTGGCAGCGAAAAAATCACCTCTGCCAACACCATTTAAAGTTATATTTCCAAAAGTGGCATTGGCATTTGAAGGTGGGTTGCCACCACCAACTAGATTATAATAACCACATATATATATATCATCACTTTGGTCAAGCACAATTCTCACTGCCCTTTCATTATTTGTTGAGCCTGCAGACTTTGCCCATTGCAAGGTACCTGAACTATTATACATTGCCACAAATAAATCTGTACCACCAGCACTTGTTAGGCTAACAGAATTAGCTCCTGTGCCAAATGTACACGTACTACTATATAAGCCACATACATATAAATTACCACTGGCATCGATGGTAATTCCGTAGCCACGGTCATCTCCCTTACCTCCTGCGTTAACCGCCCATTGTGGAGTGCCTGTGGAATCTAATTTGGTGAGGTAGATATCGTTACTTCCTTGGTTGGTAAGCGATGTAGAACCGAAAGATATATTTCCTGTATACCATCCCATTGTATAAGTATTGCCATTGGCATCTGCCGCTATGCTAGATCCCGCATCATTTGTAGAGCTTCCGAAATCTTTCGCCCATTTTACAGTTTGAGCATTACTGTTAAACCCCCATAACAGGAGCAGTATGTAAATTATTTTCTTCATTTTTTAAATTGGTTTTTTTATATGTTTACGTTTAAAATGAAAAAAGGGTGGGGCAAATTCACTTATCTCCCAAAAATTCCTATATAAATTACTTACACACTTGTAAAACCCTCTTTGTATTTAATAGACAACAAAACTGGAATAGGTTGGATAAAATAAATGTATATTAAAGTTATTCGACTTTAATAAGTTGACTTTCAGTAAATTTATTTGATTTTATTTGCACGATATACATTCCAGGGGTTAAGTTATTAACTTCTATTTCTGTTTGTGTGCAATTAGAAAAATTCTGGGTCATTACTTTTCTACCAGTGAGGTCATATAACTCGATTTCAATTTTTTCTAGCATTTGACTGAAACGAACATATAACTTATCGATTGATGGATTGGGATATAATAAAAAATTATTTGTTCCTACCGCATCTTCGATACCTGCAAGTTTCGATGCACTTATATAATTCGATTTGGTGCGGGTTGATGTGCCAGCATTGTTAGCTACAATAAGTTTGATGTTATAGTTACCAAATGTATCGAACACTACTGATATGTTTTTGTTTCCTGCATTACTGCCATTGATATAGTGGAATTTGCTGGGCGTAATATCCCAAATATAGGAGGTAGGGGTATTAGTACTTTTATCTATAATGTTAACGGGTTGCCCTGCCAATATATTGGTCTTGTCAGCCTGGAAATCAGCCACAGGTTTAATGTCTCTTTTATTATCCCTAAATTTTACTGAGGAAATAGCAAAGGTATTAAACACTTCTGTTCCATCAATTTGAAGAATCGGTATTTTTTCTCCATTGGTCAACCATTTATATTCATATCGAGTACCAGGAATACCAAATGAAAAATTGGATACTTTAATGGAGTCGATGTAGGTGATTTTAGATTTAACACGAACACAATCAAAATTCCCATAAGGCGTGGTAAGACTTCCCCATCCGTCAACAGTGTTTACACGGGTTCCAAATTCTTTAAAACTAATAGGCAAAGTACCTGTGGGGTCACTTAATGCAAATGCATATTCATTGGAATCGATATCTCCATAGTTCAAAGGGAATTTATATATAATATCTTCTTTGGTAAAATTGGCAGGCAAGGGTATTTTGCTATAGGTAAACCCACGGCCCACAATACTCCATTTGTCTTTGTTCTTTTTATAAAAATCATAGATATCATAAAAAGTAGCGATAAACAAATTCAAAGAATCTTGTGTTTTGAGACCGATGGTATTGAAAAAATAAAGGAGATACGACGTTTGTAAGGAACTTTTAAAGTTATATACATCTTGAGTGGTAGGTACCAACTTAGAAAAATCCCAAGTTTGGTTCGACCCAGTTTTTGTTGCAGAAAATCCAGTATTCTGAGCTTGAGCAATAGTATATATAATTTGATCGCCATTGGAAGGCATATCACTTTGCGTAATCGTGATTTGAGCTTTTGCAAGGTTAACAATCGCAAAAAATAATATTGATACTTTGACTGTTTTTAACATATTTTAGTTTTGGATAATCATGAAAAGGAAGTGCAATTAACGCTTTTTTTTTTAATTATCCAAATGTCAGCCAAGAATTTTACAATAAAGTGTTTCGTGTCTTTTTACTTCAATATCAATTGTATAGCTTGAATTGACCAATGACGATTGCTTTGCAACTATCTTGTTTAACTCACTTTCCGCCAAATTTAATA contains:
- a CDS encoding T9SS type A sorting domain-containing protein — encoded protein: MLKTVKVSILFFAIVNLAKAQITITQSDMPSNGDQIIYTIAQAQNTGFSATKTGSNQTWDFSKLVPTTQDVYNFKSSLQTSYLLYFFNTIGLKTQDSLNLFIATFYDIYDFYKKNKDKWSIVGRGFTYSKIPLPANFTKEDIIYKFPLNYGDIDSNEYAFALSDPTGTLPISFKEFGTRVNTVDGWGSLTTPYGNFDCVRVKSKITYIDSIKVSNFSFGIPGTRYEYKWLTNGEKIPILQIDGTEVFNTFAISSVKFRDNKRDIKPVADFQADKTNILAGQPVNIIDKSTNTPTSYIWDITPSKFHYINGSNAGNKNISVVFDTFGNYNIKLIVANNAGTSTRTKSNYISASKLAGIEDAVGTNNFLLYPNPSIDKLYVRFSQMLEKIEIELYDLTGRKVMTQNFSNCTQTEIEVNNLTPGMYIVQIKSNKFTESQLIKVE
- a CDS encoding T9SS type A sorting domain-containing protein: MKKIIYILLLLWGFNSNAQTVKWAKDFGSSTNDAGSSIAADANGNTYTMGWYTGNISFGSTSLTNQGSNDIYLTKLDSTGTPQWAVNAGGKGDDRGYGITIDASGNLYVCGLYSSTCTFGTGANSVSLTSAGGTDLFVAMYNSSGTLQWAKSAGSTNNERAVRIVLDQSDDIYICGYYNLVGGGNPPSNANATFGNITLNGVGRGDFFAAKINNSGNWKWAVGGGSANFQGESANDLTFDKSGNLYVVGQFSDSVNFGNGYKVSKGGADIFVAVLDQKGNLNSVYTTGSRQNDFANAVTIGIDGRIYVGGAFNQAAANGGNNSIAFGSYTLTPQAQDAFIACFDSNLSVQWATNYGGSQGDAIQKMSASSDGNIYIAGNFNGTASIGSNTLTSLGGNDVFVCAIDTSFNLQWALGVGSAFVDDCRDILATGKGKQYITGSFNGTGTSGTKATFGSQSITAVDQSDIYVAEFSGCPGISSKVTASGPTDFCSGDSVTLTAANGSTSYQWNLNGSPINNDTNISITINAAGTYDVTISNAQGCSQSSVKVTVNVGTPPSASISAPATQFCTGDSIVLTSNAGNGYTYKWYLNGTAQSANYTNSTLYYAKQAGDYTVEVNSFGCKKMSSKVTLTTIQSPTVTIKATGSTTFCLGDSVLLTSDTNSTWTYQWQRNTQSLNNANTDQYYAKLGGSYRMLISTPAGCTVLSNNIVVNAPNGTQAPLQVVYPAGQNYLCKGNTVFLGTQGGGPSTTYQWYDGTIPVPNGTTRFIAITKSGDYKVEVMANGCSNFSKDTVLTFINENAAITPSPTAGFCPNDTVTLNAVSADAGSTYQWEMNGTKISGATNSMLDVTTSGSYLVYIILNKCIDTTTAVAVTPYSAPATPGIVINVNNLACTVTATSYQWYLNGQPIANSNNQFIYGWQTGFYMVEVTDANGCIAKSQLVSFTNNGIETISVEKAQVIPNPNVGSFALSLNCPNSSIIQITDMTGRVVLNQTYNTLNGLTNIDLGTQPEGLYLLSVKSGNKLWREKVQVIR